The Drosophila yakuba strain Tai18E2 chromosome X, Prin_Dyak_Tai18E2_2.1, whole genome shotgun sequence DNA segment CCAATTCACCTTTGATTGGCACCTTTGTAACAACTTAAAGAACTGGCTGCTCGGGTTCCACATCGTATATATGGGTCACTAATCATGAACCAGGGTCACCAGGGTCGTGAATTAACAGAAAATCGAAAGAAACGAGACACTTCCGCTTGCGTAAAGAATGCTTCCATGTTACCATGAATATTTATGCTGTAATCTCGTACAATTCTCAGTTTTTCATGATTTATCGAAAccaattataatattttttctctatttttttttttattttttatttacaggTGAGTGGCTTGCTGCGGAGTATGCAAATAAGTGAATACTACAACCATACCGAGGCAGAGATCAAGTTCATTGGGTCTGGGTCAACTGCTCGCACACGATGGCTTGTCTAACGGAGATCGGAGATCACAACAAGTTGATTGACCTCTAACTGGAACGGTAACAACGATCCGGAAGTTTATCTTTATCATTTTTGTGCTGCAGATGATCCGCAGCtatgtatatactatactTCCGCTGGGCATTGACCCAGTTTCCACTAGTGAATTTTTGCAGACTCTCTTGCcaaattttgcatatttgcattgGGTTTATTGCGTTTGTGGCCGAGTTTGCCAGCTGGGAGATTTGCGTGTGGACACATATGTCTAGGGCAAAGCTGGCGATTTGATCTCGTGGCGAAATTGCACTTGGTCACGTAGACATTGGGTCTCCCATTccgtttaattttttttcgggggCGTGGCTGAATTCATTTCACAAAACAAGTCCGAATATGTAAACTGATAGGTATGCGACTGGTGGATACCGTTTATAACtacatggcgtatacgtaatgtgcaTTCACAaaaaatcaatacaaaaaacaacctctgttttgatttgattaaataaaGGAAAAGAGCTAGattatatacaatttatttggatataatattaaaagtaaatagCTCATTAACTTATGATTGCTATAGTCACagggcgtatacgcaatattaGAATTTTGCATGTCGAAGAATCTACCTGAGAAGCTGTGGGCCATAAAATTAGCTCCCAACTTCGCATACCctacaatataaatatacttttacATAAAAAGAACCCGAATTAGACCTTGAACTTGCCCATTAAAATGTGTGATTTGTTGACCATGTTTTGTGTAAATGCGCTTAGCAGCGTCTTGGATATTTCCATTAATAAGCCATAAAATCTGGTTTTTTGTGCTTAGCTTCAGTTGAAATGATTATAAgccggtttttttttcttcatttttttgccGGTCAATTAGAACGTTTTGTGGTCGAAAAGTGGTACAGGGACCGTTCACTTAGCATCTTAGTATCATCATCGATCCACGTCCGGAAAAAGACAATCCAAAGTTATTATAATTTGAGTTGATTAGACCAAGTTGCGTTCCGTTGGCCATTTCCGGCTTCCGTTACTcgcatgaaaatgaaaattgttgaCCAAGGCCATGGTCTGTCTCTTTGGCCTGTCAGAAATATGATTTATAACACTTCGATTAGGTAACTTAAAAgccatatgtatatatttcactGGGCGTTGCAGCGACAAGTTGAAAACGTGCCTTGTCTGctggtaattaaatatacacATTTTCTACACAAGAATGTTGCGTGTTGTTATGTCTTTTTTACTACCGCGCCCAAATGCTAGGCTATGGAATATAAATAGTCAGATGGGTATTTGAAGTTGAATAGGGTTGGGCCCTAATATGTATTTCGTGAATATTTTCACTTGGGCTTGGGCCTATTTAGTTGTCACTCATCGTGTCTGATGTAATCAATCAAATACTGCCTATGATGTAATTAAATACGGTACAGGAGGTTTATAATAGATAGCATTTATTCTGTTTCAATGCAGATACAGAAAAGTTACTAAAATCAATGGAACTTCATGATAGTTCTTAAAATACACCCAATCACCTGATGATTCAACTTTCTGGCTTTATTTACGCCACTAACACAATTTGCTTACCTCACCTGTGTTGCCTGCTTTTCGGCTGTTAGCAAATAACAAGCATTTCGCCTTCatgtttatgcaaatttaatttattaaatagaaTGTCATTTAAATAATGATGTTCATGGAAGTTTCTATAAATAGTCAAAGAACATTAAATTATCTATCGctaaattaacataaataatacataagcaaaaaaaaatgacaaCAACTACTTAGGTAAGCATTTAAACTATGACTCGATTTCTGGATTCCTTCTAGCAATGGATCGTTGTGTACAGTTTTTGAGGACGTCCTGCGATGAGATTCAATGGGAAGTACGAGTTACGAAACTTCGCCTGGTTGCACATAGACTTCTCTATTTTATTGATAACGCCAGCAGATAGTAACTTTTAGCCTAATGTATTGTGGAAATTGTTTAGGCTTAAGGAGACAGCTTTTTGGATGACTTATTGTCTTGTCAGGTGTAAACCTTTTATGAGTAGTACTTTTAAATGGTTTCACAAGGAAGCAGCAATCAGTTTTAATTGCTAAGAACTTCTGGTTCCGTAGTAAAGTTTTTATGAGCATTACATGATGACCATTCAATGATAATGAACTTCAAGTCGGTGATATAGACTTTTTGGTTGTTTCCATAAATATGATAGCTTCTGGTTTCAGTGTAGACTTTAGGTAAAGAATGTTCGGTGAATTTTTGAATCACATTCTAGTTTCAATTGAGTTATAAACGAACTCAAAGAGTTTATGTGTGTCAGCATGTTACTTTTgcaatggcaaacattttgtgttgttttctCGTTGTGGACACTTTCTGTTAGTGTTTAAAGCTATGGAGCCCTGAGCACAAAATCTGGAGCTAACTGGAGCTCTATGTATTCTTCATCACAAAGTCACTAACTATCCACGTAGTTGAGTgtgaagttgctgctgctgtcattgatgctgctgttgctgttgctgctgctgctgcctaAATTGATGTGGCTGATGtgactgctgttgctgaaGTGGCTCTCCATGTTGCTCCTGTcactgatgttgctgctgtcgctttGGCTGATGTTTTTGGGCAATGTGCTGATGCCATGAATGTCACTACCAGCTGGCTCTGGATCTCTAACGCTGTTGGCCTGCCGCTTCACTTTGTACTCGGGATTCGTGAGCCAATCTTCCTTGATGAGATCCGCACCCTTTTCAGCTATCATTATGACCGGTGCATTGGTATTCCCACTACTAATCGTTGGCATAATGCTGGCATCAATCACCCTGAGTCCACGAACGCCATAGACCCTCAGGCGAGGATCGACTACAGCCTCGGGATCCCAGGCGGGTCCCATTTTCGCAGTGCCACATGGATGGTAGATGGTCATCGATATGGTGCGCACATGGCACTCCAAATAGGCATCGGATAGGAATTTGTGCTGTTTGCAATTGGGCAGCGGTTTGCGCCACAATCTCGAACCGAATTGCTTGAAAACCTGAGCCTCAGCGACGCGAAGTGCTATCTTGGCTCCTTCCACCAAAGTTTTCGCATCCAAGGGATCGTCAAAGTAGTTGGCATTGATGAGGGGATAGTGAAAAGGATTCGCCGAACGTAATTTCACAGAACCCCGCGATCTTGGCCTCAAGAGCAGTGGCATTATCGTCCAACTATCCTTGTTGGCTATGGGATGGTAGACCTCTTGGTACACCGATTCCTTCAGGCCCAACACCTTCTTCACTCTGGCTCCATTGTCTGAGTTAATGGATGCCGGTGCCATATGGAATTGAATATCCGGCCAGTCGAGACTGCGATTGGAGTAGGGTGTGTGCACAAAGGCCAGACCCTCGACGCCACCCAATGTGGTCATCGGTCCGCGTTCACGCAACACATACTGAAAGGTGACGGCTGTGGGATTAAAACGATCCTGCACAATGGCCACGGGTTTATCCACCAGGAAAGTGAGTCCGCCCATTCCCACATGATCCTGCATATTCTCGCCAACGGGCAGATCTTGCAACACACGAATGCCGTGCTTTTCCAGATGTTTTCGTGGTCCCAAACCGGATAGCATCATCAACTGGGGCGTATTGATGGCACCGGCTGACAGGATAACCTCCCGCCTGGCCGCTATCCTATACACCTTGCCATGTTTCACAAACTCCACGGCCTGTGCCCTCATGGTACCCGGTTCGATGATAATCCTGGTCACATGGGAGTTCATCGACAGATGGAAATTCTTACGCGAGCGTATGGGTCGCAGGAATGCCTTCGCTGTGGAACATCTCGAACCGCGACGTATCGTTCCTTGGGCAATCATAAAGCCCGCCTGTTTGGCGCCATTAATGTCGCGATTATCATAGCCAATCTGAGTGCCGGCTTCCACAAAGGCGGCCACCAAAGGTGAATGCCACGGTGACTCCTGAACGGTTAGCA contains these protein-coding regions:
- the LOC6524759 gene encoding glucose dehydrogenase [FAD, quinone] — translated: MVLNLLFITTVIKSTFGVVTTGLWLIPLMLAAITYYRYDAVDPESRPLDQLNLYPEYDFIVVGSGSAGAVVANRLSEVRKWKVLLIEAGPDENEISDVPSLAAYLQLSKLDWAYKTEPSTKACLGMQNNRCNWPRGRVLGGSSVLNYMLYVRGNRNDYDHWASLGNPGWDYDHVLRYFKKSEDNRNPYLANNKYHSRGGLLTVQESPWHSPLVAAFVEAGTQIGYDNRDINGAKQAGFMIAQGTIRRGSRCSTAKAFLRPIRSRKNFHLSMNSHVTRIIIEPGTMRAQAVEFVKHGKVYRIAARREVILSAGAINTPQLMMLSGLGPRKHLEKHGIRVLQDLPVGENMQDHVGMGGLTFLVDKPVAIVQDRFNPTAVTFQYVLRERGPMTTLGGVEGLAFVHTPYSNRSLDWPDIQFHMAPASINSDNGARVKKVLGLKESVYQEVYHPIANKDSWTIMPLLLRPRSRGSVKLRSANPFHYPLINANYFDDPLDAKTLVEGAKIALRVAEAQVFKQFGSRLWRKPLPNCKQHKFLSDAYLECHVRTISMTIYHPCGTAKMGPAWDPEAVVDPRLRVYGVRGLRVIDASIMPTISSGNTNAPVIMIAEKGADLIKEDWLTNPEYKVKRQANSVRDPEPAGSDIHGISTLPKNISQSDSSNISDRSNMESHFSNSSHISHINLGSSSSNSNSSINDSSSNFTLNYVDS